The DNA segment GACAGAGGGATATTCTGATCGTCCAACAACTGGATACCCACGCCACTCGCCGTTGAGGTGCTCGCCAGCGCAAAAACACCGTTGGCGTTATCAATAATGGCCGTGGTCGGCGTAAACAAATAGCTGATGCTCGACAACCCTGCCGGGCATTTTGTAAAGTTCAGATTAAAATCAGTACGCGCAGCGGTATAACCTATGCCACTAAAATCAGTTCGGCTAACAGCCGGTAAATTAACCGTGACATCCGACGTCGTACAGGTTCCCCCGGTGGTGGATATGATCAGCCCTCCCGCCAGAAAATCAGCGATCATATAGGTGCCGCTGCCAACAGACGTACTGCCCCCGTATGTCTGGTAGTGTCGCATATACATCGGGTCAAAGACGGAAGTGCTGCCTGCGGTTAACGATGTCGAGGTTTTTACAAAACGGATTTGGACATCCACGCCGAGATTCCATGAACTTCCATCGCCTGTCACCGTAAATAACTGCGAAGGCGTCTGCTGCCCTCCGGTCGCAATAGTAAGAGGATACCAGTCGCTGGTTTGCCCTTTTACCGTATAGCGCCAGCGAGCGATATACCCCAACCCGGTTTTTACCGTCGTGTTATAGACAGTATACGTTTGCCCATCGACCTGGGTAGTTCCCCAAACGGTGTAGGGGGGATACCCCTGTACCGCCATCGGGATGGCGTAGCTTTGATAATTGGTACGATGAGAGCAGGTCCATGCCGTCGGGTTGTAAGAGGTCGCCCATGTACCTAATAAATCGCCTACGGCAGCATCTTTACCCACCTGTACGGTCGTAGAGTCAAAGTACTGGTAGTAGCCATTGGTACGCTCACAGTTCACCCACGTCCCGTCCGCTCGCGCCACGCCGCACATCGCCACCAGTGCCAGAAAAGAGAGGGCAACGCCCGTTACGATAGTTTTCATCTTTCACTCCTTAATTACTGGCATACCGCATCAGCCCGACGTAAGTCGGCGACATCTGCGCTTTTCTGCTCTGATAAGCGGTAACTGAACTGGCACTCCTGACCCGATCCACTTCCCCATTTCACGCGCAATTTGCCCGCCAGATTCTTAACGCGCGCAAAACTTTGCCCACCCTGGGCGATGTAACCGACAGTATTGCCGCTCTCATCGACCACATCGGCGCCAAAAGGCAGCACATCACCGGCATGGCGGAGAGTGAAAAGCACGGAATACCCTGTATCCGTGGCGTATTTCATCAACACCACGGCGCCTGCGGTAGGGACGCTGTTCTGGCTGGTGACGTCCAGGGAGATATCATTCGATAGCCCCCGAGGGTCGAGCTCAATCGTGTTCTGGCGATAGGGTGAGAGGTAAGGCACTGCGGCATTGCCATTGCGGTTAAGGCTAAGGCTGCTGTTGTTTGCCACCTTTGCGCCTCCCGCATGTTCCGCTTCAATGACCGCCATGGTGTCCCCCATGATCGGCGTCAGCACAACGCCATTTTGCCAGGCGACAACACCGCCAGAGAGGTTCATGCCGTATTGCTGGTAACCCTGGCCTGCTGAGAAACTGCCGCCCATGCTGGTCCACGGCGAAGTCCAGTTACCACTGACGCCGCCCGTGGTTTTATTGCTGCTATGGTCGTAGTCATCCTGATTGACGAACGCGCCCCAGTTATACTGACGGTTCTCCCCGGAGGTGCCGGCGATTGAGTTTTGCAGCCCCCGATGCCCGCTTTCCTGAACATAGGTGGTACTGAGATAAGCCGAGCGCGCGCTGTTCCCTAACGGCAGGGAAATCCCTATCGCGATTTTGTTATCCCATTTGTCTTTCACTAAATCGCGGGTACGGCTGGCGTTGAGGTTAAAATTGAACCACTTGAACGCATTGGTGTAACCCAACTGATACTCGGTATCACGCCCGCTTTTGTTCCAGTAATCCTGAGTGCTGGCACTGAGATTAATGCTCCCAAGAGTCTCGGAAATAGTTTGCGTTGCGCTGAGTTGCAGACGATTCTTGCGGTTAATGCTGCTGGAATAAGCCCCTTTATTTGTCCGCTCTAAATCACGCATCAACATCGCATCGTCAATATCGTAATAACCGGAGCTGGAATAGCGATAGCTCGCCAGAGTGATATTGGTATCAACGACGGGCAGAATCCTGGCAAATGAAAAGCGGATGCTCTGGCCTTCACGCTTACTGTTATCCGCAAGCGTCGTTCGCGCATGCGTTATGTCAGCAGAAAGCGCGCCAATGAGCGTATTGAGCGCGACGCCACCTGCGACCGATTGATAATCCTCCCCGCCCATCGCACCGGTGTAAGTGGTCAGTAAGTTAGTAAAACCATGACGGAATGTCCCCATCGCAATCTGTGGTTTCTCATTCACGGAGGTATTCCGATAGCGCCCCGCCATCAGCGAATAGCGACTGGTTCCCGGGCGGAGCAGTTCAGCGATGGAAGCATAGGTCACGGTAAAACTGTGCTCACTCCCATCTGCCTCTTTAATCGTTACCAGCAGATCGCCGTCGGTGCCATTGGGGTACAGGTCATCAATACGGAACGCGCCTGGCGGAACCGTCGTTTGATAGATACGCGCGCCGCGCTGACTCACGCTGACGAGTGCGTTGGTGTTCGCAACACCGGTAATGACTGGCGCATAGCCTCGCTGGGAATCCTCATACATACGATCGTCAGAAGTCAGCATTACGCCCCGAAAACCAACGCTGTCGAAGACCTGGCCATCCGTGGTGGAATCACCCATCACCAGTTTGCTGCGCAGCGGAATAATGCCGCGCTCAAGATAAGTGCTGGTTGAGTCATAATGCCAACCCTGATCGTTGTTCCAGTTGAAAACACCGCGATAGCGTAAGCGCCAGGCATCCCAATTGAGCCCTCCCATCAGGCTCAGATACTGAGATGACATAGAGTCCGTTCCAGACATCTCTGCATGCCATGCGTTGTAATCATATTGCAACGTCGCAGCAGGAATACCGTTATCCCATAATTCAGGATTAACATAGCCGCGAACCTGGCGAAGCAGCCATATCTGAGGCGCCTGCACATTGATGCGCTGTGTCGTCACATCGTAATAAGCTGTTAAATCAGAAGATATATCACCGATACGCACACAACTTTCATTATTCTTTAACGACTGGCGCAGCATTGGATCAATTTTATCAATATCGATTCCCAGCGTTGATATCAGCTTCAGCGTAAAACACGGCTTGGCTACTACGGCATTGCTTTTATCATTTTCGAACTTAACTTCACCACGTCCTCGCCATTTGTCGTTCACATACAGATCGACATTATATTGTCCCTGCGGAACCGGGTTTCCCTGAGAATAGTTGCTAACATCAATCGCTGAGCGTAAAAAATCGCTATTAAATTGCACTTCATCATTTTCAGCGAAGGCAACCTGAACAGAAATAAAAGATAAAACAACGAATTGAGCAATGCGGGTTAATCTCAGAGGACAAGAAATAACGTTATGGGCTACTTTGTAATTTTTGCTCATTTGTTGTTTCTCCACCATAATCATTTATTACACTGTAAAAAACTGAAGCACCGCTCAATTGCGTCGATTTTTTATTAGCGAGCGGAAATACTATTTCGCTTTTTGGCTTCACCATACGCTGGGGGAAGTTTTCTACAGCAGCTAATACAGCTGACCCTGTTGTTCGACGAATCTCAACCTTGCTGAAAGTGATGTAATAGGGAGAGTCGTTTACTACTTTTATGTTGTTCCCTTGTTGGAATATTTTTAATTCTTTATAAGACTGTAATGGTGTTGGTTGCAGATTATCCGGGCGGTAGAATAATTTTATTCGGGTACGAAATGCCAACTGCATATGTGTTTTGCCCGACGTTGAATCCTGTGCTTTTGGCGGAATTTCCAGCATGTTGAACCAAAACAAGGACTCCCTGTCCTGCGGCAATGACGGGTTCGTCGCCATGATTCGCACAGCTTGCCCCTTCGCCGGATCAATACGAACAACGGGAGGAGCAATGAGGAACGGAACCGTGATCTCCCCAGGCTTTGCATTTGGGTTACCATCATCCATCCATATTTGTAAAAGATAAGGATTATTCCCCCGGTTTTTTAACTGTACCGTTGATTCCTTGTCTTTTGCATTAAATACAATGCGTGTTCCGTTAATCACAACGTCAGCCATAGCGTTCAGTGAGAACGCCGAAAATAACAATACCAGCCCGGAAGATAATATCTTTAACATCTCATCACCTCATAATCAGGAGTAAAGGACGCCGCCTTTACTCCTGTCTTTATTACTCGTAAACCATGGTGTAATCGACCTGAGTCGTTACAGAACCCGCAGTAGATGCGCCAGTAGCATAATATTGCGCAAAGTAATTCAGCGTACCGTTTCCAGAAGAGATATCGACAGGGATATCATTCTGGCCATTCGCTACTGAAGCCCCTGCAACAATGGCGTCACGATCGGCGTTTAATAATTGAACCTGCACGTTAGTCGCTGCATCTGCCGCTGCTGAATCAATGTTCAGACGACCGGTTGTGCTATCAACATAAGCGCCAGGTTCGAAGTAGGTGCTGGCGGTATTTAAAGATGTTCCTGAGCAGTTACTCAGCGAGATAGTGAACGGCGTAGCACCTGCCGTTGCGCCTGCTGCGCCGAGCGTAGTAGACGAAACGGTTGGCAGCGTTACCGTTGCATCATTACTGCCACCGTCGACAGAAATAGTACAAGTTGTATCAGTAATTTGTCCGTTAATTGTAATAGTTCCATCCACCGCAAATGCTGAAGCAGTAAATGCGGAAGTGATAACCATTGCTAACGCGGATAACGCATAATTATATTTACGCATAATAAATTCCCCTGGTGTTGTTGATATAAATGAACGACGTATTGAATGTGTTATTAAGGCAAAACAAACCTCACCCCATTATCAAAAATGAGTACTGAATAACACCTTCCGGTTCCATTGACATAATATACGCAAAACTTTCATCCGCAATATTAGGATTTTTCAACCAAAAGAAATCAAATCCAAATGCTTACAGGAAAATAAAGTACCGCATAATATCTGCGCTATTCACCATGCAAAATATATCGATAACCAGGTTTTTATAAGACAGTATCAGTTAAAAAAAGATAAAATTTTATAAATCAAATAAATTGATCCAGATCACTGCACGACCCAAAACAGTCGAAATTTAAACATATAAAAAACACAATAAAAACCAAATATCAAACAAACAAGAACAAAACGATCACATTTATTGCTGCATTATTAGCCAGAAAACACCACTTTTAGAATTACGAGAATAATCCTGACAATACGACTAAAGTATTTTATATAATTTATTAATAATTAATGAGTTATTACAAACAAATCATTTTTTTAATTTTTTGCAAGAATAATCCTATTTAGATTCTAAACGTAACTATTGTTAAGCCAAGGTTACAATACATACCATTTCCAGGAATTTTACCGGAACGATCTTTTCTTTTAATCACCTACTATTTCTCAGTATAAAAATCTAAAGATTGCTTACCACAACCTTACAAAAAAGGACAATCCACTATTAGAATCGGCTTTTTTGAGCACAAAAAAGAATGGAAGGGGAAAGTTTGTTGAAAACTCCGAACGGGGAAAAAAGAAGAGAAATTTCGCTATTGTCGTTAAGCGGGAAATACCATGCTGCATGTTATCGCCAGAAAAGAGTCTCTGGCGATAAAGTTCATTTAACTTAAAGCGTTACCGATCACCACCCCGGCACCGCGCCACCGTTAAAGATAGTCTCTGCGGCTTTCGCAACTTCCGGCGACTGATAAGACTGTAAAAACGCTTTCACATTTTCAGCATCTTTGTTGTCTTCCCGCGCCACCAGTATGTTCACATACGGCGAGTTTTTATCTTCGATAAAGACGCTGTCATGTACCGGTGAAAGTCCGGTTTGCTGGATGTAGGTGGTGCTAATGATCGCCACATCCACTTTCGCATCGTCCAGTACGCGCGGCAGCTGCGCGCCTTCCAGCTCCATAATATTCAGATGACGTGGGTTGTCGGTGATATCCAGCGCCGTTGGTAACAGACCCTTCCCCTCTTTCAGGGTAATCAACTTCTCTTTTTGCAGCAGCAGGAGCGCACGCCCGAGGTTGGTCGGATCGTTAGGAATGGCGATCGTCGCCCCGTCTTTCAGTTGATCAACCGTTTTAATTTTTTTCGAGTAGCCCGCCATCGGGAAAACAAAGGTGTTGCCTACCGCTACCAGCGTGTAGTTATGGGCTTTGTTATCTTGTTCGAGGAACGGTCGATGCTGGAACACGTTGGCGTCCAGTTCGCCGTGATTGGTCGCATCGTTAGGCAGCAATGAACCGCTGAATCCTACCAGTTCCACATCAAGACCGTACTTCTCTTTGGCGACTTTCTTCGCGACTTCCGCCACATCCTGCTCGGCGCCGTTAATCACGCCGACTTTGATGTGTTTCGCGTCGCTGCTTTGCTGATCGCACCCCGCCAGCAATATGCCCGCCAACAGTACCGCCGCCCCTGCCCGTAAATGAGGTATCGTCAATTTCACGTTTTTATCCTTATTAAATAACCATCTGATGGGTAATGAAATGACTATAGCGGGAAGGCCGCTGCGGTTTAAAAAACGAAAAGGCATCAGCAAGAAGAAAAAGGCATATACAAAAAGCCCGGTGGCGCGAACGCTTGCCGGGCCTACGTAAACTACGCCATCAAACCAGCGCTTTCACGATCTCCATTAACCTGACGATATCTTCAGGCCGGGTGTTTCCGGTTTGCGGATCGATAATCGAGCTGTAAACATGCGGCATCACGCGCGGCACGCCCGCCTCCAGGCAGGTTTGCAAAATAACGCCGAAATTTTCCAGGGAAATGCCGCCGGTCGGTTCGATCAGCGTCATCCCGTTGCGGGCTGCGCTGGTTGCCAGCACATACAGCTCCGGTAACGACGTCTCGCCGCCCATCGGAAAAAACTTCGCCGCGTGCGCCCCCATATCCTGCATCATGCGTACCGCTGCATCGCAGGAAACGCGGGCCGGCGTCCCCTGGCTGCTGCGAACGCCAGTGGAGATAAGCACCTCGCCCGGCGTGCCTGTCGGGCTGACCAGCGCGTTGATATGCGTTTTTTCGCCGCCCGTTGCCGCCAGCGCGCCAGCGGCAAAACCACATCCGGTAAAGGTCTGGTTGACGTGCGCCGGGTGTACCTTTGCAGCAATCATCGCCGCCTTATAGTATTGCGCCGGATCGCCCGCTCCCAGCCCCACGGAGATGCACGGCACCTCCGCCATCCAGCGTTTTACCTCCTGAACACCGTCCTCCACTGAGGCAAACTGTGCGGAGAGGACGCCGATCGCCGCATGGCCTTCGGCAGCATCATAGATTTCCCTGGCATTGGCGATATCTTTCGCCAGTACGTTAATCGCCACACGATTACGATAAAAATTAATCTGCTGCATGGTCGGCAATCTCCTTCAGTCGCGCCACGATTAACGCCATTTCCCCTTCTGCGACCGTTCGCGGGTCGAGGCTGAAAACGCCCTGGTGGAGGTTATAGCGACGGGCATAAATGGCGATATCGCCGCCGCGCAGCTGAGCTTCGACTTCGCGGGCATCCAGCCCCAGTTCACGGGCATTCACCCGAATACGAATACGCCAGATCGCGCGCCCGGCCTCATCCTGCTCGATATCCGCACTCAACCCACGAATCGCTGAAATGGCGTCGGCTACCGGCTGAAGCTGTTCGGCGGTGACTACCGTCTGCCCCTGGTGATAATTCTCCAGCGCATACACCAGCCCGACCATATTCTCCTTACCGATCTTCATCGCTCTGGCGATGCCGTGATGCTGCGCTTTGCAGGCGGCGATCCACGTTCTCTTGCCGGTGATAAATCCAGAGGTTGGCGCATTGAAGGCTTTCGCGCCGCTGTAGACAACCATATCCGCGCCGCTCGCCACCCAGACGTGCAAATCCTCCTCGGCAGCGGCATCAACAATTAACGGCAGGTTGTGAATCTGCGCCACCTGGACGAAGTCTTCAATGCCCAACATCCCCTTCTGCACGCAGTGATGTGATTTCACATACAGCAGGGCGGCGGTGTCATCGGTAATCGCACTCTCCAGTTGCCAGCGCGCGGCCAGGTTGCTCGACCCCACTTCCACTACGCGCCCGCCACCCAGACGGATCGCGCTGGTGATCGGCGCGCCGTAATCCACATTATGCCCACGCAGCATCACCACTTCATTGGCCATACCGGAACTGTCCGGCATCTGCGTGACCCGGTCCCGATCGCCACGGGTAATGGCGGCGGCAACGGCAATCGCAATTCCCGCCGAGGCGCATGAGGTGACATAACTGTCTTCCGCGCCGGTATAGCGGGAGACCCGCTCACCGGTTTTTTCCACCAGCTTGTCGATCTCGACAAAAGCGGAGGCCGCACGCGCCGTGGCGTGCATCACCTCCGGCGCGACGCTGGAGACGCCAAGAATCGTCATCTTGCCGCAGGCGTTAATCACCTGCTTCAGCCCCAGCTGTTGATAGATATTCTGTGTCATGGCTTACAACACTCCCAGCAGCGAGCAGACCACGCTAAGCGCCACAATCGACAGCAGAATGGTGGTATAACGCGGCCCTTTCTTCACCAGAAAGATGTAGATGGCAAATACTGCCGCCAGCGGCAGCAGGCCAGGCGCAATCGAATCGAGGATCTGCTGAACCACCACTTCAGAACCTTTCAGGGCGCTGATTTTCAGCGGGGTGGTGATCTTGACGTAGCTCGCCGACAGCGCCCCCATCATGATCAGCCCCAGCACGTTAGCGCCGTAGATCAGTTCCTTGATTCGCCCCCCTTGCAACAGCCCGACGATGGAATCACGTCCCAGCGTATAGCCTTTGTGAATCAGGCCGTAGCTGATCGCCAGCGTAATGGCCGGATAGAGAATCAGCGGCGCAATACCCCCGAATGCGCTGCCATTGGCGGCGAACGGAATAAAAATCGCAATCAACAGCGGCATCACCGCCGCCCAGACGATGGAATCGCCCATCCCGGCCAGCGGCCCCATCAGGCCGGTTTTAATCCCGGTGATGGAGGCGTCGCTGATCGGTTCGCCACGCGTTTTCTGCTCTTCCATAGCGATGGAGA comes from the Citrobacter koseri ATCC BAA-895 genome and includes:
- a CDS encoding fimbrial protein; this encodes MKTIVTGVALSFLALVAMCGVARADGTWVNCERTNGYYQYFDSTTVQVGKDAAVGDLLGTWATSYNPTAWTCSHRTNYQSYAIPMAVQGYPPYTVWGTTQVDGQTYTVYNTTVKTGLGYIARWRYTVKGQTSDWYPLTIATGGQQTPSQLFTVTGDGSSWNLGVDVQIRFVKTSTSLTAGSTSVFDPMYMRHYQTYGGSTSVGSGTYMIADFLAGGLIISTTGGTCTTSDVTVNLPAVSRTDFSGIGYTAARTDFNLNFTKCPAGLSSISYLFTPTTAIIDNANGVFALASTSTASGVGIQLLDDQNIPLSFNTAYLLTDYDPAQDNANYTVPLRAGLYQTAANVSSGDVRGAVTFTLVYK
- a CDS encoding fimbria/pilus outer membrane usher protein, with amino-acid sequence MQFNSDFLRSAIDVSNYSQGNPVPQGQYNVDLYVNDKWRGRGEVKFENDKSNAVVAKPCFTLKLISTLGIDIDKIDPMLRQSLKNNESCVRIGDISSDLTAYYDVTTQRINVQAPQIWLLRQVRGYVNPELWDNGIPAATLQYDYNAWHAEMSGTDSMSSQYLSLMGGLNWDAWRLRYRGVFNWNNDQGWHYDSTSTYLERGIIPLRSKLVMGDSTTDGQVFDSVGFRGVMLTSDDRMYEDSQRGYAPVITGVANTNALVSVSQRGARIYQTTVPPGAFRIDDLYPNGTDGDLLVTIKEADGSEHSFTVTYASIAELLRPGTSRYSLMAGRYRNTSVNEKPQIAMGTFRHGFTNLLTTYTGAMGGEDYQSVAGGVALNTLIGALSADITHARTTLADNSKREGQSIRFSFARILPVVDTNITLASYRYSSSGYYDIDDAMLMRDLERTNKGAYSSSINRKNRLQLSATQTISETLGSINLSASTQDYWNKSGRDTEYQLGYTNAFKWFNFNLNASRTRDLVKDKWDNKIAIGISLPLGNSARSAYLSTTYVQESGHRGLQNSIAGTSGENRQYNWGAFVNQDDYDHSSNKTTGGVSGNWTSPWTSMGGSFSAGQGYQQYGMNLSGGVVAWQNGVVLTPIMGDTMAVIEAEHAGGAKVANNSSLSLNRNGNAAVPYLSPYRQNTIELDPRGLSNDISLDVTSQNSVPTAGAVVLMKYATDTGYSVLFTLRHAGDVLPFGADVVDESGNTVGYIAQGGQSFARVKNLAGKLRVKWGSGSGQECQFSYRLSEQKSADVADLRRADAVCQ
- a CDS encoding fimbria/pilus periplasmic chaperone — encoded protein: MLKILSSGLVLLFSAFSLNAMADVVINGTRIVFNAKDKESTVQLKNRGNNPYLLQIWMDDGNPNAKPGEITVPFLIAPPVVRIDPAKGQAVRIMATNPSLPQDRESLFWFNMLEIPPKAQDSTSGKTHMQLAFRTRIKLFYRPDNLQPTPLQSYKELKIFQQGNNIKVVNDSPYYITFSKVEIRRTTGSAVLAAVENFPQRMVKPKSEIVFPLANKKSTQLSGASVFYSVINDYGGETTNEQKLQSSP
- a CDS encoding fimbrial protein, with protein sequence MRKYNYALSALAMVITSAFTASAFAVDGTITINGQITDTTCTISVDGGSNDATVTLPTVSSTTLGAAGATAGATPFTISLSNCSGTSLNTASTYFEPGAYVDSTTGRLNIDSAAADAATNVQVQLLNADRDAIVAGASVANGQNDIPVDISSGNGTLNYFAQYYATGASTAGSVTTQVDYTMVYE
- the nlpA gene encoding lipoprotein NlpA, which translates into the protein MKLTIPHLRAGAAVLLAGILLAGCDQQSSDAKHIKVGVINGAEQDVAEVAKKVAKEKYGLDVELVGFSGSLLPNDATNHGELDANVFQHRPFLEQDNKAHNYTLVAVGNTFVFPMAGYSKKIKTVDQLKDGATIAIPNDPTNLGRALLLLQKEKLITLKEGKGLLPTALDITDNPRHLNIMELEGAQLPRVLDDAKVDVAIISTTYIQQTGLSPVHDSVFIEDKNSPYVNILVAREDNKDAENVKAFLQSYQSPEVAKAAETIFNGGAVPGW
- the dagF gene encoding 2-dehydro-3-deoxy-phosphogluconate aldolase produces the protein MQQINFYRNRVAINVLAKDIANAREIYDAAEGHAAIGVLSAQFASVEDGVQEVKRWMAEVPCISVGLGAGDPAQYYKAAMIAAKVHPAHVNQTFTGCGFAAGALAATGGEKTHINALVSPTGTPGEVLISTGVRSSQGTPARVSCDAAVRMMQDMGAHAAKFFPMGGETSLPELYVLATSAARNGMTLIEPTGGISLENFGVILQTCLEAGVPRVMPHVYSSIIDPQTGNTRPEDIVRLMEIVKALV
- the dgaE gene encoding D-glucosaminate-6-phosphate ammonia lyase, translating into MTQNIYQQLGLKQVINACGKMTILGVSSVAPEVMHATARAASAFVEIDKLVEKTGERVSRYTGAEDSYVTSCASAGIAIAVAAAITRGDRDRVTQMPDSSGMANEVVMLRGHNVDYGAPITSAIRLGGGRVVEVGSSNLAARWQLESAITDDTAALLYVKSHHCVQKGMLGIEDFVQVAQIHNLPLIVDAAAEEDLHVWVASGADMVVYSGAKAFNAPTSGFITGKRTWIAACKAQHHGIARAMKIGKENMVGLVYALENYHQGQTVVTAEQLQPVADAISAIRGLSADIEQDEAGRAIWRIRIRVNARELGLDAREVEAQLRGGDIAIYARRYNLHQGVFSLDPRTVAEGEMALIVARLKEIADHAAD
- a CDS encoding PTS system mannose/fructose/sorbose family transporter subunit IID; its protein translation is MMSSDVMQHELVERARETGALTKADITRAWFIYWLGAEVSNSYERLQSLIFCASMTPIIKKLYPQKEEQVEALKRHLNFFNSEQTFGAVIQGISIAMEEQKTRGEPISDASITGIKTGLMGPLAGMGDSIVWAAVMPLLIAIFIPFAANGSAFGGIAPLILYPAITLAISYGLIHKGYTLGRDSIVGLLQGGRIKELIYGANVLGLIMMGALSASYVKITTPLKISALKGSEVVVQQILDSIAPGLLPLAAVFAIYIFLVKKGPRYTTILLSIVALSVVCSLLGVL